CAGACCTCGCGGACCGCGGCCACGACTTCCCGCAGGTACCGGGTGCGGCCTTCGTACGAGCCGCCGTAGAGGTCCGTGCGGGTGTTGCTCAGCGGGGACAGGAACTGGTGCACGAGGTAGCCGTGGGCGGCGTGGATCTGGATGAAGTCGAATCCGGCCTCATCGGCGCGACGGGCGGCCGCGGCCCAGGACGCGACCGACTCCTGGATCTCCTCGACGGTCAGCTCATGCGACTCGGCCAGGCCGTGGATCGAGGTGACGGACGGCGCCACGGTGACCCAGCCGCCGTCGTCCACCGGGACCGATCCGGTGAGACCCCTGTCCACCCAGCGCGGCAGCCAGCCGTACGTGGAGGCCTTGCCGCCGGCGTGCGCCAGCTGCACGCCTGCGGCGGCGCCCTGGCTCTTGATGAACGCGGTGATCGGCTTGAAGGCCTCCACCTGCTCGTCGTTCCACAGGCCGAGGTCCTCCGGGGAGATCCGTCCCTCCGGCACCACGGCGGTGGCCTCGGTGATCACCATGCCGAAACCGCCGGCGGCGCGGGCGCCGAGGTGCGCCTGATGCCAGGCGGTCGGCACGCCGTCGCGCGCATCCACCGAGTACATGCACATCGGGGCGAGGAAGGTCCGGTTGCGCAGCGTGAGCTGGCCGGACGGGGCTGACAGGACTGCTTCAGTGAAAAGTTGGCTCACGATGATGGGCAACCCCGCGTCGCCGGAACGTATTCCGATGGTGACGCCGCGGGTCACCAAACTGTCGGTCCGCTTTGATAGCTTGGGAGCGTGAAGATCGCCACCTGGAACGTCAATTCCCTCCGTGCCCGCGCCGACCGTGTGGAGGCGTGGCTGGAACGCAGTGACTGCGATGTCCTGGCCATCCAGGAGACCAAGTGCAAGGACGAGAACTTCCCCTGGGAGCTCTTCGAGCGCATGGACTATGAAGTGGCGCACTTCGGGTTCAGCCAGTGGAACGGCGTGGCCATCGCCTCCCGCGTGGGTCTGGAGGACGTGGAGCGCACCTTCCCCGGGCAGCCGACGTTCGGCAAGGGCGGGGTGAACCCGGAGCAGGAGGCCCGTGCCATCGGCGCCACCTGCAACGGCGTCCGCGTCTGGAGCCTGTATGTGCCCAACGGCCGCGCCCTGGATGACGAGCACATGCCGTACAAGCTCGAGTGGCTGGACACCCTGAAGGCCAACGCCGAGGCCTGGCTGGACACCGACCCCGCCGCCCAGATCGCGCTCATGGGCGACTGGAACATCGCGCCCCAGGATGACGACGTCTGGGACATCGACTTCTTCATCGAGGAAGGACTCACCCACGTCTCCGCCCCGGAACGCGCCGCCTTCCACGCCTTCGAAGAAGCCTCCTTCACGGACGTGGTCCGCCCGCTCAACCCCGGCCCCGGCGTCTACACCTACTGGGATTACAAGCAGCTCCGTTTCCCGAAGAAGGAGGGCATGCGCATCGACTTCGTCATGGCGTCCCCGGCCCTCGCCTCCCGCGTGACCGGCGCCGTGATCGACCGTGAGGAGCGCAAGGGCAAGGGCGCCAGCGACCACGCCCCCGTGATCGTCGAACTCGCGGACTGAGCCATGCCCAGCGCGCGGCCGGGAAGCCGATGACCTTCTACGACTCCCCCATGGGGTTCCCCTACATCTCCGCTCTGCGCGTCTATCAGCCGCTCGACGCCTTCGGCGCCCCGCAGCGGCGCGCCATCGTCGCGCAGTACGGCGATCTGACGGAGCGCGCCATCCTCAGCGCCTCGGAGCTGCGGCAGATGCGCGACGACGTCGAGCGCCGCGAGCTGCGCAGCACCCTTCACCGGCTGTTGCGGAAGCCCAACGACCCCTACCCGGGCAGCCGCGCCGAGCTTTCGCGCGCCGTCGCGGACCCCAGCGAGCGGGGAGTTCTGCTGTACTGCCCGAACCAGACGGTGCTCCGCTCCGCGCTGGCGGCTGAGGAACTGGCGGACGGGTCGACCTCGGAGAGCCTGGAGCGGATCGTCCCCGTGGACGCCACCGAACGGCATCAGGAACGGCTCAAGACGCTGGTGGACTCCGGCCTGATCGACTCCGATCTGCTGTTCACCCGCACCGCCACCTGGGGAGTTCCGTTCGCGTGGTTCATCTTCTTCCACGAGGCGGACCGCCAGGAGATGATCAACAACAGGGACGGGAGCATCGCCACCCTGCGCCTCTACACGCCGGTGACGGAGGCGATCTCGCGTTCCCGGACCCTGATCGCGGCGCTGTCCCTCGGCGCCCCGGAGCTGGATTTCCTGGACGAGATGACCCGTGTGGTCGGGTGGCTCGAGCGGTTCCACACCAGCAGTGTCCTGGAACTGGACTACGGAGCCCTCGCGGACCGCGTGTACCCGGACGAGTCCCCGAGCGATGTCCGCATGGGCATCGAGTGCCTCGCGGAGGGCGACATGACGGGCGCGGCCGCCGCGTATCAGCGCCTCATCACGCGCTGGGTGCCGCTGCGGCACCTCGGCCGCGCCAGCTGAGCCGGGCCCGCGCCGTCCGCACCTGAGACGACGCCGGGAAAAGAGCTAGGACAGCGGCGCGGTGGACGTCCGGCTCTTCAGTTCGAAGTCCGCGTGCACATCGTGGACGGACCCCGCCTTGCCGGCCAGCTCGTCGAGCAGCATGCGCGTCCCGAGCCGGGCCTGCGCCACCGGATCCTGGGCCACGGTGCTCAGCCCCATGACCGGGGAGAACTCGTGGTCGTCGATCCCGATCACCGAGAGATCCTCCGGCACCCGCAAGCCGCGGCGCTGCGCTTGCAGGATCACGCCCATGGCCATCTCATCGGAGGCGCACATGAGCGCCGTGGGCTTGGGACCCGGCCGGTTCCACAGCTCCTCGAACGCCTCGGCCCCGCTCGCGAGTGTGAAGTTCCCCCGCACCTCCCACTCCGGGTGGTACTCGACCCCGGCGCGGGCGAGTTCCTCGTGGAACCCGTTCACGCGCAGCTCGGGGACCTGGAAATTGAGGTCCTCGTCGTCGTCCTGGCCATGCAGGACGCCGATGTCACGGTGCCCGAGGTCCAGCAGGTGGCGGGTGGCGAGGGCTGCGGCCTCCACGTCGTTGATGCCGATGCTGGAGCAGCCCTCCACCGGCCCACCCACCGCGACCAGCGGGATGTCGAGCCGGCGGAGCTCCTGGATCTCGTCCATCGACAGCGCCATGCAGAGCACCAGGAGGGCGTCGATGTGTTTGGCGACCATGGTCTTGCTGAAGGTCCGCTGCCGTTCGCCGGAGCGGCTGTCGAGGCTGAACAACGACAGGTTGTAGCCCTGCTCATGGAGTTCGCGCTCCACGCCTTCCAGCGCCTTGTAGAAGAACCAGCGGTCCACATAGGGCGCGAGCACCCCGATGGTGCGGGTGCGGCCCGTCGCCAGGCCGGACGCCGCGGACGATGCCACGTACCCGAGCTCGGAGGCGACGTCGAGGATGCGCCGGCGGGTCTGTTCGGAGACCCTCGGAAGCCCGCGGACGGCCCGGGAGACGGTCGCCGTCGAGACGCCGGCCGCGGCAGCCACATCCTCGATGCTCACGCCATGATGCCCACCACGGGCGGCACGCGCAGCCATGCCAGTCACACTCCTCAGGTTCTCCGGATCATGAATTGAACCACGCGTGCCATGTCACGTCACAGTCGATGACGCCTCGTGCTCAGTTGCGACGGCCCATGGCCCGGGACGGCAGACGCCTGCGGAGCCTGATGAGTCCCCAGACGGCGAGCACGGCCGCAAGCAGGCCGAGCGCCCAGCCGAGCGCCGGCTGTCCCGTGACCTCCATCCACACCGTGGTGCCGAAGAGGACCAGGGTCCAGAACCCCAGCATCCCCAGGACGATGTCCAGATCCTCAGCGCTTCTGAGGAGGCGACGGCTGGGCTTCCGCTCCGGCTCCTCCCGGGCCGGGCCTTCCCAGCCGCCCACGGTCCGCCCGCGGGCGACGGCGGCGCGGCGGCCGTCGTCGTCCGCGGAGGACTGCTGCTTGCTCACTTGACCGCGCCGGCGGTCAGACCGGCCACGATCTTGCGCTGGAACACCAGCACCAGGATGACCAGCGGGATGGTGACCACGGTTCCGGCGGCCATGACGGCTGTGTACGGCTCCTGGTGCGGCTGGGCGCCGGCGAAGGAGGCGATGGCCACGGTGACGGTCTTGGTGGAATCCACCGAGAGCTGGCTGGCGATCAGGAACTCGTTCCAGGCGCCGATGAAGGTCAGGATCGCGGTGGTGAACGTCGCGGGCGCGGCCAGCGGCAGGATGACCTTCCGGAACGCCTGGCCCTGCGTGCAGCCGTCGATCCGGGCCGCCTCCTCCAGCTCCCACGGCATCTCACGGAAGAAGGATGTGAGCGTGTAGACCGCCAGGGGCAGGGAGAAGGAGATGCTCGGGATGATCAGCGCCTGGTAGGTGCCCATCCAGCCGATCCCGGTGAAGAACTGGAACAGTGGGGTGATCAGGGCGACGGCGGGGAACATCGACGCGCCCAGGATGAACCCGAGCACCAGTTCCTTGAAGCGGAACTTCAGCCGGGCCAGGGCGTAGGCCGCGAACACGCCGACCACCAGGGAGATCACGGTGGTGGTGCCCGCCACGATCAGGCTGTTCAGGAGGTTCTGGGCGAAGTGGTTGCCCAGGCTCTCATCGAACACCGTGCGGAAGTTGTCGAACGTGACGTGGGTGAAGAACGGCGTCGGATCGAAGGTGAAGCCGACATCGCGGAAGGCCGTGACGATCATCCAGTAGAAGGGCGCGAGACACCAGACGAGAATGACGGCGGCCTGAAGGTACGTGCGCGCGGGCGCCCAGCTGAAGGCACGACGGCGCGTGGTTTCGGAGGCGGTGCTGACTGCGTTGCTCATGTCACTTCTTCTTCGGTGCGGCGGACTCCACGGCGTTGGCGCCGAGGAAGCGGACAAAGATGAATGCCACCAGGAAGATCACCAGGAAGGTGATGGTGGACAGCGCGGACGCCCCGTTGAGGCCTTGCCTGACCTGCTGCACCACCAGGATGGAGAGCGTGGTGGTGTTGTTCGCGCCACCGGTCATGATGGCGGGCAGGTCGTACATGCGCAGCACGTCGAGGGTGCGGAACAGGATGGCGACCATCAGGGCCGGCCGCACCAGCGGGAGCGTGATCTGGGTGAAGCGCTGCCAGGCACTGGCGCCGTCCACCTTCGCGGCCTCGTAGACCTCGTCCGGGATGAGCTGGAGACCCGCCAGGATCAGCAGCGCCATGAACGGGGTGGTCTTCCAGACGTCGGAGATGATGATGGCCCAGCGGGCGGGCCCTTCGGAACCCGTCCAGAGGATCTGCGTGCCGAAGAGCTGATTGATGATGCCATCGAAGGCGAACATGAAGAAGAACAGCTTGGCCGTGACGGCGGTGGGGATGGCCCACGGCACCAGGACGGCGGCACGGATGAGGCTGCGGCCCTTGAAGGCGCGCGCCATGATGACGGCCATCCAGAAACCGAGCACGGTCTCCAGGATCACCGTGATGACGGTGAAGAAGAAGGTGGTGCCCATCGCGTTCCAGAACTGGGAACCGAGGGTGCCGGGAGGGCAGGCCTGGCCGTTGCACTGCTGCAGAAGCCAGTGGACGTAGTTGTCGGCTCCGGCGAAGCCGCCCTGGACGAAGAAGCCGGTGGCCGGGTCGAGGCCGGCGTCCTTCTGGAAGGACATGATGATGGCGTTGATGATCGGGTAGACAATCACCACGGCCAGCAGGATCAAGGTGGGTGTGAGCAGCGTGTAGGCCCAGCGGCCCTGCGTCACTTCGCGCCGGTCGGCGCTCTCCGCGCCGGCCAGACCGGGTCCGCCTTTGGACCCTTTCCCCGCGCCGCCGCCGGTGGTGGTGCCCCGCGTCTGCGAGGGGGCATCTGTGGACATGGTGACTCCTCTGTGGTGTTCCCCTGGTCGATGGCCCCGCGCAGGGGCGATGGTGGGGCCCGCCCTGGAGCGGGCCCCACCAGTTCGGCTACTTGGAGGCGCTGGCCGCGTCGATGGCGGCCTGCATGTCGCTCAGTGCCTGATCGACGGTCTTCTCACCCTTCATCGCGGCGTAGGAGTTGTCCTGAACCGCCTTGGTGACTGCCGGGTAGAAGGGGGTCACCGGACGCGGAACCGCGTTCTGGATCGAGGTCAGCAGCGTCGGCATGTACGGCAGCTTGGCCACGATCGTCTGATCCTTGTAGAGATCAGCGGTCACCGGGGCCAGGGAGCCCTGAGTGGCGAAGAACTTCTGCTGCTCGTCCTGGATCAGGAAGTTCGCGAAGTCATGCGCGGTGGCCTTGTTCTTGGAGTACACGCTGATGGCTGCGCTGTGGCCGCCCAGCGAGGAGGCGCCGGGGCCGTCCTTGCCCGGGAGCGGCGCGACGCCGAAGGTGTCCTTCACCTTGGAGGCGCCGTCACTCTTGGCGAGGTTGTAGACGTACGGCCAGTTGCGCAGGAAGAGGAGCTTGCCGTCTTCGAACGCCTGACGGCCCTGTTCCTCCTGGTAGGTGATGCCTTCCTTGGGGATGTTGCCGCTCTTGTAGGCATCCACGAGCTTGGAGAGACCGGCCTTGGCCTCCGGAGTGTTCACGGCGGCCTTGCCCTGGTCATCGACGATCTTGCCGCCGAAGGTGTTGATGGCCTCGGCCGCATTCACCGTCAGGCCCTCGTACTTCTGGAACTGGCCCGCGTAGCAGCTCATGTTGTGCTGCTTGGCGATCGAACACATGGACATCATCTCGTCCCACGTCTTCGGCGGGTTGGGGACCAGGTCCTTGCGGTAGTACAGGAGACCGCCGTCGGAGGAGGTCGGCACGGCGTAGAGGGTGCCGTTGTACGTCGCGGCCTTGACCGTCGCGGGCAGCAGCTTGGTGGAGTCCACCGCCATCTTGTCCTTGAGCGGCTGGAGCCAGCCCTTGGCTGCGAATTCCGCGGACCAGACGACGTCCACGGTCACGACGTCGTAATTGGCGTCGTTGGCCTGGAAGTGCTGAACCAGATCGTCGTGCTGCTGGTCGGCGTTGTCGGTCTGTTCCTTGAGCGTGACCTTCTGGTCCGGGTGGGCCGAGTTCCAGCGGTCGATGGTGGGACGCCAGACATTCGAGTTGTCCTTGCCGGTCACGAAGGTGATCGGGCCGCGTCCGTCGAGGCCCTGTGACGCGGCATCGTTGCCGCCCCCTCCGTTGCCAGACCCACTCCCGCCGCCACAGGCGGTGAGGGTTACAGCCAGAACAGCGACCGCTGCGGCCGGCACAAGGAATTTACGTGGTTTCATTGCAGATGACTCCTCAGTGAGCGAAGCAAGTCTTCCCAGTCGGGTTGATGTTGCGTAGATCACATTAGTAAGCTTCCATCGTCCGATGCAAGCGTTTACATAGAATCGTTAGGAAGGTTCTCCCGTGCCGCAGACCGCACCCGAATCCCACGAGGCACACCACGGCACCTGGTGGTCCGACGCAGTGGTATACCAGGTCTACCCGCGTTCGTTCGCCGACGGGAACGGTGACGGCATGGGGGACATCCCGGGCATCACGCAGCAGCTTCCGTACCTGGCGGAACTGGGGGTCGACGCCGTCTGGCTGAGCCCCTTCTACAAGTCGCCGCAGGCGGACGCGGGGTACGACGTGGCCGATTACCGCGTGGTCGACCCGCTCTTCGGCAGCAACGAGGACTTCGACGGAATGCTCGACAAGGCCCATGAGCTGGGCCTGAAGGTGATCGTGGACCTCGTGCCCAACCACACCTCGGACGAGCACGTCTGGTTCCAGGAGGCACTCGCCGCAGGCCCCGGCTCTCCCGAGCGCGCCCGCTACATGTTCCGTCCCGGTAAGGGCGAGAACGGTGAGATCGAGCCCAACAACTGGAATTCCATTTTCGGCGGACCCGCCTGGACCCGGACCACGAATGCCGACGGAACCCCCGGCGAGTGGTACCTCCACCTCTTCGACACCAAGCAGCCGGATCTCAATTGGGGTAACGAAGAGGTGCGCGAGGAGATGCGGTCCGTCCTCCGTTTCTGGCTGGACAAGGGCGTCGACGGCTTCCGGGTGGACGTCGCCCACGGCATGATCAAGGCCAAGGGTCTTCCGGACTGGGAAGGCGCCGCCGCCATGGTGGAGGGCTCCATCACCGAAGGCGAAGCCACCCAGGAGAAGGGCACCGGCAGCGGCCAGGACCTCTCCAAGGCGCCCTTCTTCGACCAGGACGGCGTCCACGAGATCTACCGCGACTGGCACCGCCTCCTCGCCGAATACCCGGGTGACCGGATGCTCGTGGCCGAAGCCTGGGTCGAGCCCGCCGAGCGACTGGCCCGTTATGTGCGGCCCGATGAGATGCAGCAGGCCTTCAACTTCGACTTCCTCCTGGCCGGCTGGGACGCCGAACGCCTCGCCACCTCGATCGACGCCTCGATCGAGGCCGTGGCCGCCGTCGGGGCGCCTGTCACCTGGGTGCTGAGCAACCACGACACCGTGCGGCACCCCAGCCGTTTCGGTCTGAGCGATCCCACCACGTTCCCCAAGGGCATCGCGGCCGAGGACGAGCAGCCCGACGCCGCGCTCGGCCTGGCGCGCGCCCGCGCCGCGACTCTCGTGGAGCTGGCCCTGCCGGGATCCGCTTACCTCTACCAGGGCGAGGAACTGGGGCTCCCGGAGCACACCACGCTCCCGGCCGAGGCACGCCAGGACCCGTCCTTCTTCCGCACCCACGGCGAGGAGCGCGGCCGTGACGGCTGCCGCGTCCCGCTCCCGTGGACCGCGGACGCCCCGGGCTACGGTTTCAGCCTGCACGGACCGCGGGACGGTGCCAAGCCGTGGCTTCCGCAGCCCGCATCCTTCGGCGAACACGCGGCGGATGTGCAGGACGGCGTCGACGGCTCCACCCTCGAGCTCTACCGCGCGGCGCTGGCGTTCCGGCGGGAGCATGGTCTGGGGCGCGGCTCCCACCTGTGGTCCGCCCTGCACGACCCGGCTCACGGCGTCGTGGCGTTCCTGAACAGCGGCGTGCTCGTGCTGACCAACATGGGCGACTCCCCCGTGGCGCTGCCGGCCGGGTTCTCCCTGGCCCTCGCCAGCGGACCCGTCGAGGACAAGGTCCCATCCGACACCACCGTCTATCTGGTGCCGAGCAAGAGCTGACGACGGCTCACCTGCCGCGCACGACGGCGGGGCGCATGACGAAGGGCGGGCGCCGGATTCCTCCGGGGCCCGCCCTTCGCGGCGTTCTGGTTCAGGCGGCGCGTCTTACTTGTCGCCCTTGAAGAAACCGGCGATCTTCGCGCCGAGACCCTTGGCGTTCTCCACGGCGTCGCCGGCGAACTCCTTCACGTTCTCGGCGGCATCGCCCGCGAATTCCTTCACGTTCTCGACGGCATCGCCCGCGAACTCCTTGACGTTCTCGGTGGCGTCACCGGCGAACTCCTTGACGTTGCCCACAGCGTCCTCGGTGAAGTTCTTGACGTTCTCGACGGCGCCGTCCACGAATTCGCGGGCGCCCTCGGGGGCGTGCTCCGCCGCGGTGCCGGCGGCGTTCTTCACGGCTTCGCCGGCGGTGTCGGCCGCGTTGTTGACTTCCTCGGCGCCCGGAATGTTCTCACTCATGATGACTCCTGCATGCTCGGTGGCTGTGCAAGCGCTGGTCGGCGGCTTGCCCGGTGTCAGGCTGACTCCACCTTCAAGCTAGACGGCACATCGCTCAGGAGCAAGGCCGATCCGGCATCGGACGTGGTCACCGGCGGTGACACGTCTTTCTGAGACACACTGCCGCACCCGGGACCTCGGAGCAGCAAGAAGGCTCAGAGCACCCGTTCCTCGCGCGTGAACAGCGCCCGGGTTCCCGTCCCCAGGTGGAGAAGCACCGGGGTGTGCTGCCCGACCGTCGAGTCGAGCCCTTGCAGGAGCACGCCGACCTCCCGGACCAGCTTCTGCGGCGAGGCGCCCTTGCGAGGATACAGCCGGACGCGGAGCCCGGTGACGCCGCGGTACTGGTAGGTGCCCACCGACAGGCCGAGCAGATCGCTCCGGCCCGCCAGCGCGGCGCGGAGCATCTGCTCGGCGACATTGCCGCTGATGGTGACATCGCCCGGCGTCGGCGAATCATCGGCGTGATCCACCAGGAGGCTGACCCGGCCCTGACCCTGGACGGAGATCCACCGGACCGTGAGCAGCACGATCACCAGCAGCACGGCGACGGCCACCAGGTAGATCCAGCTGCTCGCGAGCAGAGGCGTGGACTCGTAACGGCGGTGGAACCACTCCACCCACTGCTCCGCCACCCGGTGCCAGGCCTGTGCCACGGCCGGGACGGCTGACACCACCATCAGGAAGACTCCGGCGGCCAGCACCACCAAGCCCACCAGGCCGGTGAAGAAGCGGTTGATCCTTCTCGGCGTGCCGTTCATGCGCCCACCACTCCCGTGCTCGCAATGTTGACCGTGACGCTGGGCCGGGGTTCCAGTCCCATGGCGCCGAGTTCGTCCGCAACGGCTCGCTCCACCGCCTCCGGGGTCACGCGCAGGCCCGAGGTGGGACGGACGTTGACGACCACCTGCGACTGGGCCACGGTGACCATGACCTGCGCGGAGGAGACGTTGGCGGCCAGCCGGGCGCGGCGCGCCAGAGTCGAGGCCACCACTTCGTCATCCACCACCACGGCCAGCGTGGGATGAGGCATGCTGTGCCGGGCCCGGCGACCCGGGACGACGGCGACGAGGAGGAAGATCAGCCCGATCATGGCGAGCACGGCGCCGCCGAGGGCCAGGACCGGGGCGGGCCCGCCGGCGGGCAACGTCGCGATCCAGTCGAGGGCGCGATCCGGGTCGATCAGCCAGCCCGGCAGGCGGAACAGCGCCAGCACGGACTCCAGCATGAGGTAGACGCACAGCACGATGACGAGGATCCCGGCGAGGAGCGCCGCGACAGACCTCGACGGCGTGAGCTCCCGGCGGGTGATCTCGTCGAGGAAACGGCGTTCCTCTTCTGCGGACAGCGGTTCAACGGACACGCCCATTCACCTGACCCTTCCCGCGGTGCGATGCACGACGCCTGAGATCCGGATGTCCACGCGGCTCAGCTCGGAACCGCTCAGCTGCATGACGCGCGCGCGGATGGCCGATTTGGCGTGGACGGCGCGGTCCCAGATGGTGCCGCCGGCGAGTGCCGAGGGGTCGCGGACCACCTCGCTCAGCGCGGGGATGCTCACGGGGCTCACCACGCTCAGGGCGAGGAGGCCGTCGTCGTCGCGCCATTCGACGCGCACATCCTGCGCCGGCACGTCCAGGGCTTCGGCGCAGGCCGCTTTCGCCAGGCTGGTGAGGGCCTGCGTGCTGAATCGGTTGTGACCGGCCAGGACACGCTGCTGCGGTGCGGGGGTCCCTGCCGGTGCCACGGCGGCGTCGGTCATGAGGAGGAGCGCCGTCCCGTCAGGGCGTCCAGGACCCGGCGGAGGTCGATCCGGCCTTCGGCCGCGCGACCCAGAATGGCGCCGACGGCCATGAAGATGAGGGAGACCAGGAAGCCCCACCAGCCGAACTGGAAGGACATGAAGGCCAGGAATGCTCCGATGGCGATACCGCTCAGGGTGTGGTTCATGGGACTCGCTTTCCTTCGACGACGACGGCGTCCGGCCCGGTGCCCTGCGGAAGTTCCTGCGGGGTCGGGGCGGCTGCGCCACGGGCGGGGCGGTTCTCCTGCTTGGCGCCGGGCAGCTGAACATCGTTGATCTCGATGTTGACCTCGATCACGTCCATGCCCACGAGGTCCTCCACCGCCTGGTAGACGGCGGCACGGACGGCGTTGGCGATGTCGTGGAAGCGGTAGCCGAACTCGGCCACGAGGGTGAGGTCCACCGCCACCTGGGTCTCGCCGACTTCGGCGCGCACCCCGGGGACGTGGTCCGGGTTGCCGACGGCGTCACGGATGGCGCCCAGCGCGCGGGGCGTGCTTCCCGTGCCGAGGGCATGGACACCCGCGACGGCGCGTGCCGCGAGCCCGGCGACCTTGGCCACCGCTGAATCAGAGATCACGGTCCGTCCGCCTGCTGTGTGCTGCTCGAATTCAGAGTCCACTGTGCTCCCTTTCCCTTGGCTCAAGCCTAGTACGCGAGGGGCCCCGGACGAGCGAAGCGAGTTTGGGGAGCGGACTAGGCGCTAGTACGCGAGGGGCCCCGGACGAGCGAAGCGAGTTTGGGGAGCGTACTGGGCGCTAGTACGCGGGGCCCCGGGCTGGGGCCCCGCCGGCGAGGGACCCGACACGAGCGAAGCGAGTGTTGGGAGCCGGTGGGGAGCGAAGCGAGTTTGGGGAGCGGACTAGGCGCTAGTACGCGAGAAGGCTGAGGTGGGGAGCCCGCCCTGCCGGAGCGGCCGCGGAACGGCTGTTTCCGGCCCCGTGTGACGAGGCTCCCAGGATTTCTTCAGGAGCGTGGAAAAACCGCGGAATTCCGGGGTTTCTCCGGCAGTCATACCGCCTCACAGACGGCGTCTTGAGCGCCTCCGATTCCATCAAATTGCGTCAACGGGACTAAACTTGAACGTCATCGCGGGGCAGGACCCCGCACAGAAGTGCAAGTCGCAAGCAAATGACCTCCCTCAAGGAGAAGCCCAAATGCCCATAGACCCAGACTCACAGAAGACCGTGACGGCCCCTGGTGACCGACCCATCGAGGACGCCCGCGGCGCCCGCTCGGCCTTTGCCGGCGGCACCGACACCGTCGTCCCCGCTGCCGCACCGAGGCGCCCTGGGGG
This region of Arthrobacter woluwensis genomic DNA includes:
- a CDS encoding DUF2273 domain-containing protein, which produces MNHTLSGIAIGAFLAFMSFQFGWWGFLVSLIFMAVGAILGRAAEGRIDLRRVLDALTGRRSSS
- a CDS encoding Asp23/Gls24 family envelope stress response protein, with amino-acid sequence MSQGKGSTVDSEFEQHTAGGRTVISDSAVAKVAGLAARAVAGVHALGTGSTPRALGAIRDAVGNPDHVPGVRAEVGETQVAVDLTLVAEFGYRFHDIANAVRAAVYQAVEDLVGMDVIEVNIEINDVQLPGAKQENRPARGAAAPTPQELPQGTGPDAVVVEGKRVP